The proteins below come from a single Candidatus Zixiibacteriota bacterium genomic window:
- the tsf gene encoding translation elongation factor Ts: MEITAKLVKDLRDKTGAGMMDCKKALSESNGDLDKAVAVLRERGIAKAGSKEGRVTSEGVIACYIPPGEKLGAMIEINCETDFVARTDQFKTFCMNIAKHVAANPSLGSAGSGDLLLPQPFSAKPSMTVGDAITETIAGLGENTILKRFARFETTSGVVSYYVHPGDKLGVLVEISAKSSPKVDELKTFARDVAMHVAAASPAAVRREQVDSTAIDAEKSIFRKQAENEKKPAAIIDKIVDGKVEKYYAEVVLMEQSYVKDNDKTVGDLVKEMSSLQGEPVAISRFVRFRLGE; this comes from the coding sequence ATGGAAATAACAGCGAAATTAGTAAAAGACCTTCGCGATAAAACAGGCGCGGGGATGATGGACTGCAAAAAGGCCCTCAGCGAAAGCAACGGCGACCTTGATAAAGCGGTTGCTGTCCTGCGTGAACGGGGAATCGCCAAAGCCGGTTCAAAAGAAGGACGCGTCACATCTGAAGGCGTCATTGCCTGCTACATCCCCCCGGGAGAGAAACTTGGCGCCATGATCGAGATTAACTGCGAGACAGATTTTGTGGCCCGAACCGACCAGTTCAAGACATTCTGCATGAATATAGCCAAGCATGTGGCCGCCAATCCGTCGCTCGGGAGTGCTGGCAGTGGTGACTTGCTTCTCCCGCAACCTTTTTCCGCTAAACCCTCGATGACAGTGGGCGATGCCATCACAGAAACCATTGCCGGACTGGGCGAAAACACAATTTTGAAAAGATTCGCGCGCTTTGAGACAACATCGGGCGTCGTTTCCTATTACGTCCATCCGGGGGACAAGCTCGGTGTGCTTGTGGAAATCTCGGCAAAGTCATCCCCCAAGGTCGATGAACTGAAAACGTTCGCCCGTGATGTCGCCATGCATGTTGCAGCCGCATCCCCGGCGGCAGTGCGCCGTGAGCAAGTCGACTCCACAGCGATAGATGCTGAAAAATCAATCTTCCGCAAACAGGCCGAAAACGAAAAGAAACCAGCCGCCATCATTGACAAAATTGTCGACGGCAAAGTTGAGAAATACTACGCTGAAGTTGTTCTCATGGAACAGTCATATGTGAAAGATAACGATAAGAC
- the rpsB gene encoding 30S ribosomal protein S2 — MITPKVKEFLEAGVHFGHQTRRWNPKMKPFIFAARNGIYIIDLQKTINALEQAKRKVTEVVSAGRSILFVGTKKQAREVILEEAPKCKGFYVTERWLGGMLTNFATIRNSIKKLKDIERMREDGTLEKFTKKERSNFENEAGKLVKILGGIKEMNYLPGLLIVVDAKKEKIAVAEASKLGIPIIAILDTNADPDPIDFPIAANDDAIKSIRLLLGELVVAAIEAQASVSQAMMEKTLEEERATPLKTYISDSDRPTV; from the coding sequence GTGATTACTCCAAAAGTCAAAGAGTTCTTAGAGGCGGGCGTCCATTTTGGACACCAGACCCGTCGCTGGAATCCCAAAATGAAGCCGTTCATTTTTGCAGCGCGCAACGGCATCTATATTATTGACCTGCAAAAAACAATCAACGCTCTTGAACAGGCCAAGCGAAAAGTCACCGAGGTTGTTTCAGCCGGACGTTCGATTCTTTTTGTCGGAACCAAAAAACAGGCACGCGAGGTTATTCTCGAAGAAGCGCCCAAATGCAAAGGTTTCTATGTCACTGAACGCTGGCTCGGGGGGATGTTGACCAATTTCGCCACCATTCGTAATTCTATCAAAAAACTTAAAGACATTGAGCGGATGCGCGAAGACGGCACGCTTGAAAAGTTCACTAAAAAAGAACGGTCCAACTTCGAAAACGAAGCCGGCAAGCTTGTCAAGATTCTCGGCGGCATCAAGGAGATGAATTATCTCCCAGGTCTGCTGATAGTTGTGGACGCCAAAAAAGAAAAAATTGCCGTGGCTGAGGCTTCCAAACTCGGCATACCGATTATTGCAATTCTCGATACAAATGCCGATCCGGATCCGATTGATTTCCCGATTGCGGCCAACGACGATGCCATTAAATCCATCAGATTGCTTCTCGGCGAGTTGGTGGTTGCAGCAATCGAGGCCCAGGCCAGCGTATCGCAGGCAATGATGGAAAAGACCCTCGAAGAGGAGCGGGCAACACCACTGAAAACGTATATTTCTGACTCAGACAGACCAACTGTTTGA